From Oncorhynchus mykiss isolate Arlee chromosome 6, USDA_OmykA_1.1, whole genome shotgun sequence, the proteins below share one genomic window:
- the LOC118965052 gene encoding uncharacterized protein LOC118965052 has product MNIVPGQIQIQFVQTVHGVQRQTDPIIKCIIDRKLKELKKLIRGGKDLNRLYPCTKLKDDVTPLIAAVAFTNDNICKFLLKEGADPNIQSANGWVPLHYAAMSKAPVSLVSRLIAAKADPEGAPIQNFTPLQLAANNDREDIVKELMMSGAFAERNLKAYPATDQKIASMIQKFSSESENFVKLKIFYDFSCAIGLKSVEDVFNEYGKHMLVVNPVNHLTLYDMSFNAFGQNADQYRQASIKWLRESQKIDLYIEEATNRLPKIPKHLQDMVVNCLTAVFNIMKEISLGLSLVVIPTLLKYLTHESKSTPQGLNRNISVVRLLYVITQKAPNHKHGWTLPFVEELCKRIISFTDQAYLANPQTSSLGVFTFGLLADLYTFDCVPAIITSQGITSVPEKILVTAEMEMDEDLKEKLRKLDVSLRSPVPPTDTTEQLQGMNLSKKKKKKKKTIQEELSVEKSTPDMTEKPDLDASSIPVEESGVHGEHSSVKPFPSTTNELKSRKWHKVTT; this is encoded by the exons ATGAATATCGTCCCAGGTCAAATCCAGATCCAATTTGTACAGACGGTGCATGGGGTGCAAAGGCAAACAGATCCCATTATAAAGTGCATTATTGACAGGAAGTTGAAGGAGCTGAAGAAATTGATTAGAGGCGGCAAGGACTTGAATAGACTGTACCCTTGTACTAAGTTGAAGGATGATGTTACCCCTTTAATTGCTGCTGTTGCATTTACAAATGACAATATTTGTAAATTTCTTCTGAAAGAAGGTGCTGACCCCAACATCCAATCAGCAAATGGTTGGGTTCCTTTGCATTATGCCGCAATGTCAAAAGCTCCTGTCAGTTTAGTGAGTAGATTAATCGCAGCAAAAGCAGATCCAGAAGGGGCACCAATCCAGAACTTTACTCCACTTCAATTGGCGGCTAACAATGACAGAGAAGACATTGTGAAAGAGTTGATGATGTCTGGAGCATTTGCTGAAAGAAATCTCAAAGCATATCCCGCTACTGACCAAAAGATAGCAAGCATGATTCAGAAATTCTCCTCAGAGAGTGAGAATTTTGTCAAATTGAAGATTTTTTATGATTTTTCTTGTGCAATAGGACTCAAATCAGTGGAGGATGTTTTCAATGAATATGGCAAACACATGCTGGTGGTGAACCCTGTGAATCATCTCACACTATATGACATGTCTTTTAACGCCTTTGGACAAAATGCGGATCAGTATCGTCAAGCATCCATAAAGTGGCTGAGAGAATCTCAGAAAATTGATCTCTACATTGAGGAGGCAACCAATCGTTTGCCTAAAATTCCCAAACATTTACAAGATATGGTAGTGAATTGCTTGACAGCCGTTTTTAACATTATGAAAGAAATATCTCTTGGACTGTCACTGGTAGTAATACCCACTCTTCTGAAATACCTCACACATGAATCCAAAAGTACCCCTCAAGGACTAAATCGCAACATTTCAGTTGTCAGACTACTGTATGTGATTACTCAGAAAGCTCCAAATCACAAACATGGCTGGACCCTCCCTTTTGTTGAGGAGTTATGCAAGAGGATCATCTCATTCACTGATCAAGCATATCTTGCCAATCCTCAGACCTCCAGCTTAGGTGTCTTTACATTTGGTTTGCTTGCAGATCTGTACACCTTTGATTGTGTACCTGCGATTATCACATCACAAGGGATAACCTCTGTGCCGGAGAAAATACTTGTTACTGCTGAAATGGAGATGGATGAAGACCTGAAAGAAAAGCTAAGGAAATTAGATGTGTCCCTACGAAGTCCAGTCCCACCAACGGATACAACTGAACAATTGCAGGGAATGAATCtgtcaaagaagaagaagaagaagaagaagacaattCAGGAAGAGTTGTCGGTAGAGAAAAGTACACCTGACATGACTGAGAAGCCAGATCTTGATGCTTCATCAATTCCAGTTGAAGAATCTGGTGTACATGGTGAACATTCCAGTGTTAAACCATTTCCCTCCACCACCAACGAACTGAAATCCCGGAAATGGCACAAAGTTA CAACATAG